GATAACTCTGGTTCTTCAAGAAGTAGTAATGAATCACTTTCTAGTAATGACCACAGCAAGCCGATTAAACGTAATGTTCCATCGGAAAATTGATCTTCTCTTTGTTTACCAGATTGAGGTCGCCAATGCTCATATACTGCTTCTAAATGTGGAACACCCATTTCATCTTTTATATCAGTAAGATGTTTCAATTGGGGAACAGCAGAACGCAAAGCATTTTCAATTTTTGTTAGTCGAGATTTGCGAGTCTTTTCAGGGGTTTTGGTAATGCGTTCTAGAAAACTTCTGCCAAAAGCATCTTCTGAAATTCCCTGTCCAGAAAATGCCTCTGGATAACGAAGTAACTGCGGTACAAGATGTAGATATAGAACTGATTCAAAAAACTTAGCAATTTCTCGAAAATTGGCATTAGCACTAATTTGCTCTAAATGCGTTTGTGTTCTTCGTAATTCATCTTTTTTATCGTCTATGTCTGGTCTATTAACTATTATTTCATTTCCCTTCCATACACGCTCATAGTCTAAAATAGGTTGACGATAACCTCTAGTTTGTTGGGTTATGCCAATAGCATATTTCCATATAGGTTCATGACTAGAATAATCAGACAGGTGTACTTCAATTTCAATCTTGGGATTTTGCCGCGCTGACAAACAGCGAATTTTGGATACTCCTCCACGATCTTTTACCGCTGTCTGTAAACCACCTCCGGGTTTGGCAATATCACGTAAAAAGCGAAATACATCAAGAAAGTTAGATTTACCACAAGCGTTAGGACCGACTACAAAAACTCTGTCACCTAATCCAACATCTACTGACAGAAAATTACGCCAATTCTTGAGGATGATATGAGAAATAAACATTAGCAATAAAAATAAGATTGCAACAGACCAGTTAAAAATACCAAACTTACTATTTCTTTATCTTATCATAGCTATTTTCTAGAAAGCAATCCCTAAATAGATATTAAGAAGTGATTGGTTATTACCAATCACCTCTTTGGTAATTACCCAAAATTACGCTTTCTTCAACCAGCTAAACATAGCCCGTAAATCCTTACCAACAGCCTCAATAGGATGTTCAGCTTCTTGACGACGCATAGCAGTAAAACCAGGTTTACCTGCTTGGTTTTCTAAAACGAATTCCCGCGCAAATTGTCCAGATTGAATTTCGCTGAGGATTTTCTTCATTTCCGCTTTAGTATCGGCGGTGACAACGCGAGGACCACGAGTATAATCACCATATTCAGCAGTATTAGAAATACTATCGCGCATGGTAGCCAAACCACCTTCTACGACTAAATCAACAATTAATTTGACTTCGTGCAGACATTCAAAATAGGCTAATTCTGGTTGATAGCCTGCTTCGACTAAAGTTTCAAACCCGGCTTTGATTAAAGCACTTAAACCACCACACAATACCGCTTGTTCCCCAAACAAATCGGTTTCGGTTTCTTCACGGAAAGTGGTTTCCAAAATACCGGCGCGTGTACCACCAATACCTCTAGCATAAGCCATAGCGCGATCGCGTGCCTTACCAGTTGCATCTTGATAAACTGCAAATAACGCAGGTACTCCTTGTCCTTGTTCGTAGGTACGGCGCACCAAATGTCCTGGTCCTTTAGGTGCAACCATGACGACATCAACATCAGCAGGGGGAAGTACCTGTGCAAAGTGGATGTTAAAACCATGTGCAAAAGCTAAAACGTTTCCAGCTTCTAAATTTGGTTCAATTTCGTTTTTGTAAATTGTTTTTTGGACTTCATCAGGTAATAAAATCATGATGAAATCAGCAGCTTTGGCCGCATCAGCAACATTTTTTACAGTCAACCCAGCAGCTTCGGCTTTAGCTGTGGACTTACTGCCAGGATATAATCCAACTATGACATTAACACCGCTATCTTTTAGATTCAGCGCGTGAGCATGACCTTGTGAACCATAACCAATAATAGCAACGGTTTTACCTGCTAAAAGGTCTAAATTAGCATCTTCATCATAATACATACGCGCCATAGAAGCATCTCCTGTCCGTAAAGGTTGTCATGAAATTGGCAGACTTATGATTGTATCGCAAATTGGTCATTAGTTATTAGTCATTGGTCATTGGTCATTGGTTGTCTCTCAAGATCCAAAAATATATCTGTGGATACTTTCATTTTTTGTTCAGAAGTTCAAAATAAACAGAAATAATTGTGACATTTTTGATACAAATTTGTTAAGAATGGTTACAGCACCTGTAGTGAAAGGAAATATTTTTTATGGTTGATCTAGCTGACAAAAAACCAATCCATCAAGTCGTGATTATTGGTGGTGGTTTTGGGGGACTTTATGCCGCTAAGTCTATGGCTAAAGCCAATGTGCAAATTACTTTGATTGATAAACGCAATTTTCATCTCTTTCAACCACTGTTGTATCAAGTCGCTACAGGTGCTTTATCCCCAGCGGATATTTCCTCTCCCTTGCGGGCTGTCTTGAGCAAGAGTAAGAATACAAAGGTGCTGTTGGGTGAAGTAAATGATATTGACACTAACGACCAAAAGGTGATGGTGGGCGCGGAAGCAGTCCCCTACGATACCTTAATTGTCGCTACAGGGGCGAAGCATTCCTATTTTGGTAAGGATAACTGGGAAGAGTTTGCACCGGGTTTAAAGACGGTAGAAGATGCCATTGAAATGCGTCGGAAGATTTTTATGGCTTTTGAAGCCGCTGAAAATGAAAGTGATCCGGTTAAACGCCAGGCTTTATTAACTTTTGTCATTGTCGGTGGTGGTCCAACTGGGGTAGAATTGGCAGGAGCGATCGCTGAATTGGCAACCAAAACCCTGAAAGAAGATTTCCGCAACATTGACACTTCAGAAACCAGAGTTTTATTGTTAGAAGGTTTAGATCGGATTCTTCCCCCTTTTGCACCAGAATTATCCCACACAGCAGAAGTGTCTTTAACGGCTTTGGGTGTAGATGTGCAAACCAAAACCTTAGTAACACATATTGAAAATGATATTGTTACGATTAAGCAAGGTGATGAAGTTAAAGAAATTGCTACTAAAACCGTGTTGTGGGCTGCGGGTGTGAAAGCCTCACCAATGGGGAAAGTTTTGACAGATAAAACTGGAGTTGAGAGCGATCGCGCTGGTCGTGTTATGGTAGAACCAGACCTAAGTATTAAAGGATATCCCAACATCTTCGTAGTTGGTGACTTAGCGAATTTTGCCCATCAAAATGATAAACCTTTACCGGGAGTTGCACCAGTCGCCATGCAAGAAGGCGAATATGT
The window above is part of the Dolichospermum sp. DET69 genome. Proteins encoded here:
- a CDS encoding AAA family ATPase is translated as MFISHIILKNWRNFLSVDVGLGDRVFVVGPNACGKSNFLDVFRFLRDIAKPGGGLQTAVKDRGGVSKIRCLSARQNPKIEIEVHLSDYSSHEPIWKYAIGITQQTRGYRQPILDYERVWKGNEIIVNRPDIDDKKDELRRTQTHLEQISANANFREIAKFFESVLYLHLVPQLLRYPEAFSGQGISEDAFGRSFLERITKTPEKTRKSRLTKIENALRSAVPQLKHLTDIKDEMGVPHLEAVYEHWRPQSGKQREDQFSDGTLRLIGLLWSLLESDSLLLLEEPELSLNAAIVKKLPSLMYRIQRQKKRQIILTTHSADLLEDEGIGGEEILLLTPSPEGTKVTTASLIDNVRDLLEGGLSIAEAVLPLTKPSEINKLEIHL
- the ilvC gene encoding ketol-acid reductoisomerase, with the protein product MARMYYDEDANLDLLAGKTVAIIGYGSQGHAHALNLKDSGVNVIVGLYPGSKSTAKAEAAGLTVKNVADAAKAADFIMILLPDEVQKTIYKNEIEPNLEAGNVLAFAHGFNIHFAQVLPPADVDVVMVAPKGPGHLVRRTYEQGQGVPALFAVYQDATGKARDRAMAYARGIGGTRAGILETTFREETETDLFGEQAVLCGGLSALIKAGFETLVEAGYQPELAYFECLHEVKLIVDLVVEGGLATMRDSISNTAEYGDYTRGPRVVTADTKAEMKKILSEIQSGQFAREFVLENQAGKPGFTAMRRQEAEHPIEAVGKDLRAMFSWLKKA
- a CDS encoding NAD(P)/FAD-dependent oxidoreductase, producing the protein MVDLADKKPIHQVVIIGGGFGGLYAAKSMAKANVQITLIDKRNFHLFQPLLYQVATGALSPADISSPLRAVLSKSKNTKVLLGEVNDIDTNDQKVMVGAEAVPYDTLIVATGAKHSYFGKDNWEEFAPGLKTVEDAIEMRRKIFMAFEAAENESDPVKRQALLTFVIVGGGPTGVELAGAIAELATKTLKEDFRNIDTSETRVLLLEGLDRILPPFAPELSHTAEVSLTALGVDVQTKTLVTHIENDIVTIKQGDEVKEIATKTVLWAAGVKASPMGKVLTDKTGVESDRAGRVMVEPDLSIKGYPNIFVVGDLANFAHQNDKPLPGVAPVAMQEGEYVAKLIQKRLKGETLPQFKYVDRGSLAMIGQHAAVVDLGFIKLRGFFAWFVWLFIHIYFLIEFDNKLVVMIQWLWSYFTRNRGARLITGKEVIAPVPIANSDNQTPIIPKKPLNV